Proteins encoded by one window of Filimonas effusa:
- a CDS encoding Ig-like domain-containing protein: protein MKLRCSQLFVCCLRTNMAVCRVVFPALLFSLLSLAAMAQAPPSCPDNFTGGKVSLANPPGCTGSTLNFSLTGNSSGPIMMYFVERAGSPAGPFITVGANPDPTKLSATSIPGLSYYRIGVYCTVGQLYAYSDTLTFRAGPLAGNYTINSSLPESATNFTSFSAAAQVLGDCGVDGAVVFDVATTNTVYREQVLIPEIPGSSSTNTITFNGNGNTLAWASKINSAPYVLKLNGADYVTVDNLKIDATGGTYGFGIHMMNNADNNTIKNCSINADINTNSGDFAGVVINGNDTYSTDGYNALCDGNTVIHNTISGGFYGIVVCGNSSTPNNNITIADNEIRDTYNYGVRAENTNRLIIEHNNISQPTRVNLSNGTGWAFIGIYIGGNTTNARISENSIHDIAATTPGNTGTMYGIYFYYTDATASNFNIVYNNLIYNFNSSGIFYGIANGSSDYVQCFHNTISFDNTANISKSATYAFYQTVSASGLQFMNNLVSLTRGGGATNYCIYMGTAATTYESNNNDFYTGNIATTNVGYNGSARATLANWRTATGKDAASFNENPLFRRPSENNFIPNSGVINDKGTYVGVSYDVAGNVRNNSIPDIGAYEYNLLACANPPAAATVVVAENPVCTQSIVALNLLGGDLGSGLSYQWQSSSDNSQWANITGGNGIKVNVIQTQDTWYRVISTCGTDNTPSAGIKVNTLQRISGNFTINKNQASGGTNFQSFNEAWNAIRCGINGPVVFDVVAGSGPYNEQLILGPVAGSSDLNTITFNGHGNSLSYTSSSPTQRAVIKLSGAEHFIFNDLVITATGNLGSQYGYTVHLTGKASYNIIRNCKIYTDTTNTNFNYAGIAVSGSDVDATAANSGCLFNIFEDNIINGGFYGVALAANDTGTVIRRNVITNFYRFGIYRGNSDRAVIDSNLISCPTRTNTTQFYGIYVIGAQSSLNITRNRIFNPFGGNPESTEDIYGIYLTAADAIAGRETIISNNLFYNVSGQGSVYALYNNGSDRAWYFHNTINVDGAISAGSNYATYGFYQTTTAGALRFSNNIISLNRAGAGSKYAMYMNAPASVMLSDYNDLYINEELEGNKYVGYKTSEKKSMFDWQQAGYDAHSTIVDPAYVSVATNNLIPQNPVINNAGVDLAGLVNSDAVAVARNTSTPDLGAYEFTPPACVTPPVAGKVVASDSVICITTSIVLNVKGNSFGSQQTYQWQAASKKDGAFSAISGAAASPVHTIQPTETLFYRLAVTCGAMTAYSDTFRIAVNEALPGGEYIIDTNGTGHFLNFNEARIAMTCGIKGPVVFNVIPVSKVYNERLVLDSIKGTSAANTITFKGNGNTLKFASDISEERAVITLNGTDYVTFDNLKINAAEGAYGWGAWLTNNATHNTFSHCRIELPVTGTTQNYAGIVIGGTATNATSSSISNCNYNTVQADTIVGGYYGVTMHGYSSALLAGNSVIDNIITNFYMTGVFVGYSEDARIDGNDFTRPDRTESGTISVIETSYSIPGLSISKNRIHNTSDANTTNSSGFYGIELSSYNGPAEKPIVISNNLMYKIRNGSSQYGIYNGACSNVKLYHNTFSLDHTTSASTGITAAFYQFGSPTGTELKNNIFTISRGGTGDKLGIYITTSNIPFVSDNNVIWLSGNGNKYWGRYGSGTNVNFVNRSDWYTRTLADNNSKDLYPVYQDTANNNFKPTLASIDNMGVGVGVTTDIFNTGRSSVRPDVGAIEFVLAPCITPPAPGVAAVTPASGICMGTEVALSLTGNTEGGGQKYVWQRAAAATGPWTDISDSLDVSSLKYELATTDTYFRAAVVCGTGVAYSDPAILTLNAGFAAGDYTIDPAQPAGGSNFTNFKDAIAAMACGITGHVRFLVAPGMYSERVTVPKIPGTSANATVTFLSKDQVAASVALVTPCTQDSNYVVRLNSTNYIAFKHLTIVAQSENGAYGRGVEFTGTSSFDNISHCVIYTPVTGRISNTVAGVFGETLWGTDNVISHNVINNGAAGIYLNGVQKEAQRFSLDSNTFSGTYYYDIFVSYITRISASGNTITRSGMMNSTSYGILADHCDSVLNFRNNTIHISNTNTLVYGIELLSCLGDTVYNSNISGNRILAVEDNTGSISGLYIAASRYANVMNNVVNVKTTGEVESYGINAVSVRGLYMFNNSVWNQSPAAAGCAAFVSLLNVQPDVRSIPKDRLYLYNNIFANTGSGKAANIADYDGALATSDYNMYYTEGAVPLARGSYNYTTLAEWRSRYNIDYNSLFYKPVFENEWLAPALANPEVWAMHGRGVQSPVNNTDINGNGRPTTRPAGVPDLGAYEFLPTVQPLLLTATPATPAPGITQIFTLGTDTVTKVTWGTKVPATVEARRYSGVAPAGLTPGQQYMYFYTAFTTTGDEPAGHTVQQSYFDSWLGTVEKEKTLKLGMSNNAAWNINARSSADIYSNVLKDTGLARLHQFTGLTDGKEDPVPPVVISPADTSNLGTQFWTAYGHSFSFEQQNDQAMVLYFSATNKPAHIIVRVNGTSWTREYNVPAYSTVFSDSIPRMGPADARLMNEGWSDRGISIASDVPVAAYARIAPRIPTAIGQYSNSSGMTSLLPVGTYGYDYTAMAYTQNFQTNAHSWFYVVAAYDSTVVEITPSQPTFNGRPANTPFKVQLMKGEVYQVFGGNYDVENGYDITGSRVRSVINESGKCYPVAVFSGSSGTSVNCNNNVTGNIDNLFQQNLPTKAWGKRYLTTPTASSVSVALTNPAIYRVLVKDPATKVTRNGSPLSGIINNTYYQIESLSGEYIEADKPIMVAQYIPSPGTVCGYAGQGDPDMFYLTPLEAAVKETVFPRILTGRISNQYLSLIIPDEGLKTLSIDGSSGYDYAAPHTTMPGYTVVVKKWTNSLGSVVVRSDSAFTGFAYGLGDNESYAFNLGRMINGESVRTGLSNNNDTAGGINAYTCVGSPFKFRFRTSMQPDKIEWKLADVPHITPGSNVVVNNPKASDTVIINGVAYYEYSLDGNYVIDSAGDYQVNVKITSGEIEACGAMLNLVIPVKVVAAPKVDFSVAGNCAGGIVTFKGTADIFNNIDVARWSWDLGTPGAAAAHQDTAYKYAQTGTYQVKLTVTDVNGCIADTVKAVTVGDGPAVTMVSPQVVICPGTAASLEVASPVAGANYNWYNANTGGTPVHTGSSWNIPGVNGAVSYWVESELNGCVSAQRKEVAVQMAAPLETPVVKVLTTGAHEVTFGWAAINGATAYEVSLNNSAAWQTPSSGTLGLTHTVSGLGVGEEVTLKVRVIGGCEPVVSAAADTTTVTDEIFIPNSFSPNNNGPVENETFRIYGNAIKEMRLMIFNQWGEKVFESKNQNEGWDGRYKGKPQPSGVYIYVVEIVRTNNQRQLKKGTINLVR from the coding sequence ATGAAGCTTAGGTGCTCACAACTGTTTGTTTGTTGCCTCAGGACAAATATGGCTGTATGCCGTGTTGTTTTCCCGGCGCTGCTTTTTTCTCTTTTGTCCCTGGCTGCAATGGCACAGGCTCCGCCTTCCTGCCCTGATAACTTCACCGGAGGAAAAGTTTCTCTGGCAAACCCACCCGGCTGCACAGGCAGTACGCTGAACTTTTCACTCACCGGCAACAGCTCCGGCCCCATTATGATGTATTTTGTAGAAAGAGCAGGATCGCCTGCAGGGCCGTTTATAACGGTGGGAGCTAATCCAGATCCAACAAAACTCTCCGCTACTTCAATTCCGGGACTGAGCTATTATCGTATAGGTGTGTATTGCACTGTTGGACAGCTCTATGCTTATTCCGATACGCTGACCTTCCGCGCTGGCCCACTGGCAGGCAACTACACCATTAATTCGTCGTTGCCGGAGTCTGCTACGAATTTCACATCTTTCTCAGCTGCCGCACAGGTGCTGGGAGACTGCGGTGTAGATGGGGCGGTAGTATTCGATGTTGCCACAACCAATACGGTTTACCGGGAACAGGTGCTGATTCCCGAAATACCAGGAAGCAGCAGTACCAACACCATTACTTTTAACGGTAATGGCAATACCCTTGCATGGGCTTCAAAGATCAACAGTGCTCCTTATGTGCTGAAACTGAATGGTGCCGATTATGTTACCGTCGATAACCTCAAAATAGACGCTACCGGCGGCACTTACGGATTTGGTATACATATGATGAACAATGCCGATAATAACACCATAAAGAATTGTTCTATTAATGCAGATATTAATACCAACAGCGGTGATTTTGCTGGTGTTGTTATTAACGGAAATGATACTTACTCAACCGACGGGTACAATGCGCTTTGCGATGGGAACACGGTTATTCATAATACCATCTCAGGTGGATTCTATGGCATTGTTGTTTGTGGTAATAGCAGCACTCCCAATAATAATATAACAATTGCTGACAATGAAATAAGAGACACTTACAACTATGGTGTTCGTGCCGAAAATACAAACAGGCTTATCATTGAGCATAATAATATTTCTCAGCCTACACGTGTAAATCTTTCAAATGGTACAGGCTGGGCTTTTATTGGTATCTACATTGGCGGTAATACTACTAATGCCAGGATCTCCGAAAACAGCATACACGACATTGCCGCTACTACACCAGGTAATACAGGTACCATGTATGGTATCTATTTCTATTATACCGATGCTACCGCAAGCAACTTTAATATCGTTTACAATAACCTGATCTATAACTTCAACTCTTCAGGTATCTTCTATGGTATTGCTAATGGTTCATCTGATTATGTGCAGTGTTTTCACAATACTATTTCCTTTGACAATACAGCCAATATCAGTAAAAGTGCAACCTATGCCTTTTACCAAACAGTAAGCGCATCGGGCCTTCAGTTTATGAATAACCTGGTAAGCCTTACCCGTGGCGGAGGTGCAACCAATTATTGTATATATATGGGAACGGCTGCCACAACTTATGAAAGTAATAATAATGACTTTTATACGGGTAATATAGCCACTACCAATGTAGGTTATAATGGAAGTGCAAGAGCAACGCTTGCCAACTGGCGTACAGCTACCGGGAAGGATGCCGCATCTTTTAATGAAAACCCACTCTTCCGGCGGCCGTCTGAAAATAACTTTATCCCCAACAGCGGTGTAATCAATGATAAGGGGACCTATGTCGGTGTTTCGTACGATGTTGCAGGCAATGTTCGAAATAATTCTATACCCGACATTGGTGCGTACGAATATAATTTGCTGGCATGTGCCAACCCACCTGCGGCGGCAACTGTTGTAGTTGCCGAAAACCCTGTTTGTACGCAAAGTATCGTAGCTCTGAACTTGCTTGGCGGTGATCTGGGCAGTGGCCTCTCTTATCAATGGCAATCTTCATCCGACAATAGTCAATGGGCCAACATTACGGGAGGAAATGGTATTAAGGTTAACGTTATCCAAACCCAGGATACCTGGTATCGCGTCATCAGTACCTGTGGAACTGATAATACGCCTTCTGCCGGTATTAAAGTAAATACACTGCAGCGTATATCCGGAAACTTTACCATCAATAAGAACCAGGCTTCAGGCGGCACTAACTTCCAGTCATTTAATGAGGCCTGGAATGCTATTCGCTGTGGTATAAACGGACCAGTTGTTTTTGATGTTGTAGCAGGTTCTGGTCCCTATAATGAACAATTGATCTTAGGGCCTGTAGCCGGATCTTCTGATCTGAATACTATAACCTTCAACGGGCATGGCAACAGCCTTTCCTATACTTCTTCCAGCCCTACACAAAGAGCTGTAATAAAACTGTCTGGAGCCGAGCATTTTATATTTAATGACCTGGTGATAACGGCAACCGGCAACCTGGGTAGCCAGTATGGGTATACTGTGCATCTTACAGGCAAGGCTTCCTATAATATCATCCGCAATTGTAAAATATATACCGATACTACCAATACTAATTTTAACTATGCAGGTATTGCAGTGAGTGGGTCTGATGTTGACGCCACTGCAGCAAATTCGGGATGCCTGTTCAATATTTTTGAAGATAATATCATCAACGGCGGTTTTTATGGGGTAGCGCTTGCTGCTAACGATACCGGTACCGTTATTCGCCGCAATGTGATCACCAACTTTTACCGGTTTGGTATTTACAGAGGTAATTCCGATCGTGCTGTTATTGATAGCAACCTGATCAGCTGTCCTACACGTACCAATACAACTCAGTTTTATGGTATATATGTAATAGGGGCGCAGTCAAGTCTTAATATCACCAGGAACCGCATATTTAATCCATTTGGAGGCAATCCTGAAAGTACGGAGGATATCTATGGTATTTATCTGACTGCCGCAGATGCGATTGCAGGCCGCGAAACTATCATCAGTAATAATCTTTTCTATAACGTTTCAGGACAGGGTAGCGTTTATGCGCTCTATAATAATGGGTCGGATAGAGCATGGTATTTTCATAATACCATCAATGTTGACGGCGCTATCAGTGCTGGTAGTAACTATGCTACTTATGGCTTCTATCAAACCACTACTGCCGGAGCACTTCGTTTCAGCAATAATATTATTTCGCTTAACAGGGCAGGAGCCGGCTCCAAATATGCAATGTATATGAATGCGCCTGCTTCTGTTATGCTAAGCGACTACAACGATTTGTATATTAATGAAGAACTGGAGGGTAACAAATATGTAGGCTATAAAACCAGCGAAAAGAAATCAATGTTCGACTGGCAGCAGGCCGGGTACGATGCACATTCTACCATTGTTGACCCCGCTTACGTAAGTGTTGCCACTAATAACCTCATCCCGCAGAACCCTGTAATTAATAATGCAGGCGTAGATTTGGCAGGACTGGTAAATAGCGATGCAGTAGCAGTGGCCCGTAATACATCAACCCCTGACTTGGGTGCTTATGAGTTTACACCTCCTGCGTGTGTTACGCCTCCAGTTGCCGGCAAGGTGGTTGCCAGCGACTCTGTTATTTGTATCACTACTTCTATTGTATTAAATGTAAAGGGAAATAGTTTTGGTTCGCAGCAAACTTACCAGTGGCAGGCTGCATCTAAGAAAGATGGTGCATTCTCTGCAATTTCAGGCGCTGCCGCTTCCCCCGTGCATACTATACAGCCTACTGAAACGCTGTTCTATCGTCTGGCGGTGACCTGCGGCGCTATGACTGCCTATTCTGATACTTTCCGTATTGCTGTTAATGAGGCATTGCCGGGCGGCGAATATATTATTGATACAAATGGTACAGGTCACTTCCTGAACTTTAATGAAGCCAGGATTGCTATGACCTGTGGCATTAAAGGCCCGGTTGTCTTTAATGTGATCCCTGTTAGTAAGGTGTATAACGAAAGACTGGTGCTGGATTCTATTAAAGGCACTTCTGCTGCCAATACCATTACATTCAAAGGAAATGGTAATACCCTGAAGTTCGCTTCCGATATCAGCGAAGAGCGTGCGGTGATTACATTGAATGGTACCGACTATGTGACCTTTGATAACCTTAAGATAAATGCTGCTGAGGGAGCTTATGGCTGGGGCGCCTGGTTAACTAATAACGCCACTCATAATACCTTCAGCCATTGCCGTATAGAATTGCCGGTTACCGGTACTACCCAGAATTATGCAGGTATTGTTATCGGTGGCACTGCCACAAATGCAACTTCCTCAAGTATTTCTAACTGTAATTATAATACCGTTCAGGCCGATACTATTGTAGGCGGTTATTATGGAGTGACCATGCACGGATATAGCAGTGCGCTGTTGGCTGGTAACAGTGTTATCGATAATATTATTACCAACTTTTACATGACAGGTGTTTTTGTGGGTTATTCGGAAGATGCGCGTATCGACGGTAACGATTTTACTCGTCCCGATAGGACTGAATCTGGTACGATAAGCGTTATAGAAACATCTTATAGTATTCCGGGATTATCGATTTCTAAAAATAGAATTCATAATACTTCGGATGCCAATACCACCAATAGCAGCGGGTTTTATGGTATAGAGTTGTCGTCTTACAATGGACCGGCAGAAAAGCCAATCGTTATATCCAATAACCTGATGTATAAGATCAGGAATGGAAGTTCTCAGTATGGTATATACAACGGTGCATGTAGTAATGTGAAGTTGTACCACAATACATTTTCTCTGGATCATACCACCAGTGCATCAACCGGCATTACTGCTGCCTTCTACCAGTTTGGCAGTCCCACAGGTACGGAACTGAAAAACAATATTTTCACCATAAGCAGGGGAGGTACTGGCGATAAGCTGGGCATCTATATTACAACAAGTAATATACCCTTTGTTTCTGATAACAACGTGATATGGCTTAGTGGTAATGGTAATAAGTACTGGGGACGTTATGGATCAGGTACGAATGTCAACTTTGTGAATCGTTCCGACTGGTATACCAGGACACTTGCCGATAATAATTCTAAAGATCTTTACCCGGTATATCAGGATACCGCCAATAACAACTTTAAACCAACGCTGGCTTCTATCGATAACATGGGAGTAGGTGTAGGAGTTACTACAGATATATTTAATACGGGCAGAAGCAGTGTGAGGCCCGATGTGGGAGCTATTGAATTTGTATTGGCCCCATGTATAACGCCACCGGCGCCTGGTGTAGCCGCTGTTACTCCTGCTTCCGGCATATGTATGGGAACGGAAGTTGCCTTATCGCTTACAGGTAATACCGAAGGTGGCGGTCAGAAATATGTATGGCAGAGAGCTGCTGCTGCTACGGGGCCATGGACAGATATCAGCGATTCTCTTGATGTAAGTAGCCTGAAATATGAACTGGCTACTACCGACACTTATTTCAGGGCGGCAGTGGTTTGCGGAACCGGCGTGGCATATTCCGATCCGGCAATTCTAACGCTGAACGCCGGTTTTGCGGCGGGCGATTATACTATTGATCCTGCACAACCCGCCGGCGGTTCCAACTTTACCAACTTTAAAGATGCAATTGCTGCCATGGCATGTGGCATTACAGGGCATGTCCGCTTCCTGGTAGCACCGGGGATGTATAGCGAAAGAGTGACCGTTCCTAAAATACCGGGTACTTCCGCTAATGCAACGGTAACCTTCCTCAGCAAAGACCAGGTTGCTGCTTCTGTAGCATTGGTAACACCTTGTACACAGGACAGCAACTACGTGGTGCGGCTTAATAGTACCAATTATATCGCCTTCAAGCATCTGACAATTGTTGCGCAAAGTGAAAATGGTGCCTACGGACGTGGTGTAGAATTTACAGGTACATCTTCTTTCGATAATATCTCACATTGTGTAATCTATACTCCCGTAACAGGCCGTATTTCTAATACTGTGGCAGGGGTCTTTGGTGAAACGCTTTGGGGTACTGATAATGTGATATCGCATAACGTGATCAATAATGGAGCTGCAGGTATTTATCTGAATGGCGTACAAAAAGAAGCGCAACGTTTCTCTCTTGATAGCAATACTTTCAGCGGCACTTACTACTATGATATCTTTGTGAGCTATATAACAAGGATCTCCGCCTCTGGTAATACCATTACCCGCAGTGGCATGATGAACTCAACTTCCTATGGCATTTTGGCAGATCATTGCGATAGTGTACTCAATTTCAGGAATAATACAATCCATATCAGCAATACCAATACACTGGTATATGGTATTGAATTGCTCTCTTGCCTGGGCGATACAGTTTATAATAGTAATATATCAGGAAACAGGATTCTTGCAGTAGAAGATAATACGGGAAGTATCTCTGGCTTGTATATAGCAGCAAGCAGGTATGCTAACGTAATGAACAACGTAGTGAACGTGAAGACCACCGGAGAGGTAGAGTCCTATGGTATTAATGCTGTTTCGGTCAGGGGACTTTATATGTTCAATAACTCTGTTTGGAATCAGTCTCCTGCTGCCGCCGGATGTGCTGCTTTTGTCAGCCTTCTTAACGTACAACCCGATGTGCGCAGCATTCCCAAAGACCGTTTATATCTTTATAATAATATATTTGCAAATACGGGATCGGGAAAAGCCGCCAATATTGCCGACTACGATGGTGCCCTGGCTACTTCCGACTACAATATGTATTATACCGAGGGGGCTGTGCCACTGGCACGCGGGTCTTACAATTATACCACCCTTGCTGAATGGAGGAGCAGGTATAATATAGACTACAATTCCCTCTTTTATAAACCGGTATTTGAAAACGAATGGCTGGCTCCGGCGCTGGCTAATCCCGAAGTTTGGGCAATGCATGGCCGCGGTGTTCAGTCTCCTGTGAACAACACAGATATTAATGGCAACGGACGCCCAACTACAAGGCCTGCAGGCGTGCCGGATTTGGGCGCTTACGAGTTCTTGCCCACTGTTCAGCCTTTATTACTAACAGCAACTCCTGCAACGCCGGCGCCAGGGATCACGCAAATCTTTACGCTTGGTACCGATACGGTGACAAAAGTAACCTGGGGGACTAAAGTGCCTGCAACAGTAGAAGCACGCCGATACTCAGGTGTGGCGCCAGCAGGTTTAACACCCGGCCAGCAGTATATGTACTTCTATACAGCCTTTACTACAACCGGCGATGAACCTGCAGGACATACTGTACAGCAGTCTTACTTCGATTCCTGGTTAGGTACGGTTGAAAAAGAAAAAACGCTGAAACTGGGTATGTCTAATAATGCTGCATGGAATATAAATGCCCGCAGCTCCGCTGATATTTATTCCAATGTATTGAAGGATACTGGCCTGGCCCGGCTGCATCAGTTTACAGGCCTTACCGATGGCAAAGAAGACCCTGTCCCGCCGGTAGTGATAAGTCCGGCCGATACCAGTAACCTGGGTACCCAGTTCTGGACAGCGTACGGACACAGCTTCTCATTTGAACAGCAGAACGATCAGGCTATGGTGCTTTATTTCTCTGCAACAAATAAGCCTGCTCATATTATCGTTCGTGTCAATGGTACTTCCTGGACACGCGAATACAATGTGCCGGCCTATTCAACGGTATTTTCCGATTCTATTCCACGTATGGGACCTGCAGACGCAAGGCTCATGAATGAGGGCTGGTCCGATAGAGGGATCAGTATTGCCAGCGATGTGCCTGTTGCGGCCTATGCACGTATTGCACCACGTATACCTACGGCAATAGGGCAGTATTCCAATAGCTCAGGTATGACGTCGCTGCTTCCTGTAGGAACCTATGGGTACGATTATACTGCCATGGCATATACACAGAACTTCCAGACGAACGCACATTCCTGGTTCTATGTGGTAGCGGCCTATGATAGTACGGTTGTTGAAATAACACCTTCTCAGCCTACATTTAATGGCCGTCCGGCAAATACGCCGTTCAAAGTACAACTCATGAAAGGGGAGGTGTACCAGGTGTTTGGCGGTAACTATGATGTAGAAAATGGATACGATATTACCGGCAGCAGGGTAAGAAGTGTTATCAATGAAAGTGGTAAATGCTATCCTGTCGCTGTTTTCTCAGGCAGCAGTGGTACATCAGTAAACTGTAATAATAACGTAACAGGAAATATTGATAACCTGTTCCAGCAAAACCTGCCAACAAAAGCATGGGGTAAAAGGTACCTGACCACACCTACAGCCAGCTCTGTATCGGTAGCGCTCACCAACCCTGCTATCTACAGGGTGCTGGTAAAAGACCCTGCAACAAAGGTGACACGTAATGGCAGCCCGCTTTCAGGAATAATTAATAATACTTACTACCAGATAGAATCACTGTCGGGAGAATATATTGAAGCGGACAAACCAATAATGGTAGCACAGTATATCCCTTCTCCGGGAACGGTATGTGGCTATGCCGGACAGGGCGATCCTGATATGTTTTATCTCACTCCGCTGGAAGCAGCTGTTAAAGAAACAGTGTTCCCCAGGATTCTTACAGGTAGGATCAGTAATCAATACCTGTCACTCATTATCCCCGATGAAGGACTTAAAACGCTCTCCATCGATGGTAGCAGCGGATACGATTATGCTGCCCCTCATACTACCATGCCAGGTTATACCGTAGTGGTGAAGAAATGGACCAATAGCCTCGGTTCTGTGGTGGTTCGTTCCGACTCTGCATTTACAGGATTTGCATACGGTCTTGGCGATAACGAAAGTTATGCCTTTAACCTGGGCCGGATGATCAACGGTGAGAGTGTAAGAACAGGACTTTCTAATAATAACGACACGGCTGGCGGTATCAATGCCTATACCTGTGTGGGCTCTCCGTTTAAATTCCGCTTCCGTACCAGCATGCAGCCCGATAAAATAGAATGGAAACTGGCAGATGTGCCACACATTACGCCGGGCAGTAATGTTGTTGTAAATAATCCGAAAGCTTCAGATACCGTTATCATTAATGGAGTCGCCTATTACGAATATAGTCTCGATGGTAACTATGTCATTGATAGCGCTGGTGATTACCAGGTGAATGTAAAGATCACCAGTGGCGAGATCGAAGCATGTGGCGCTATGCTCAACCTGGTGATACCTGTGAAAGTTGTAGCCGCTCCAAAGGTTGATTTCTCTGTAGCCGGTAACTGTGCAGGCGGAATCGTTACATTCAAAGGAACTGCCGATATCTTCAATAATATCGATGTGGCCCGCTGGTCATGGGATCTGGGTACACCGGGGGCCGCGGCTGCTCACCAGGATACTGCTTACAAGTATGCCCAAACAGGTACTTACCAGGTAAAACTTACCGTAACAGATGTAAATGGTTGTATTGCCGATACTGTAAAAGCAGTAACTGTTGGTGATGGTCCTGCTGTAACAATGGTAAGTCCGCAGGTGGTGATATGCCCCGGTACGGCAGCCTCCCTCGAAGTGGCAAGTCCTGTAGCCGGAGCAAACTATAACTGGTACAATGCCAATACGGGAGGAACCCCGGTTCATACAGGTAGCAGTTGGAATATCCCGGGTGTGAACGGTGCAGTATCATACTGGGTGGAAAGCGAACTGAACGGATGTGTCAGCGCACAGAGAAAAGAAGTGGCTGTTCAAATGGCTGCTCCGCTGGAAACACCTGTAGTAAAAGTGCTTACTACCGGAGCACACGAAGTAACATTCGGATGGGCTGCTATAAATGGTGCCACCGCTTACGAAGTAAGCTTGAATAACAGTGCAGCATGGCAAACGCCTTCCTCCGGTACGCTTGGCCTTACACATACAGTTTCAGGATTGGGTGTAGGTGAAGAAGTGACTTTAAAAGTCAGGGTTATCGGTGGATGCGAACCGGTTGTGTCGGCTGCCGCAGATACTACTACTGTTACAGATGAAATCTTTATTCCTAATTCTTTCTCTCCAAATAATAACGGGCCTGTAGAAAATGAAACCTTCAGGATCTATGGTAACGCTATTAAGGAAATGCGCCTGATGATCTTTAATCAGTGGGGTGAAAAAGTGTTCGAATCAAAGAATCAGAACGAAGGGTGGGATGGCAGGTATAAAGGAAAGCCACAGCCCTCCGGTGTATACATCTATGTAGTGGAAATCGTGAGAACCAACAATCAGCGTCAGCTTAAAAAAGGTACCATAAACCTTGTAAGATAA